From a single Halodesulfovibrio marinisediminis DSM 17456 genomic region:
- the uvrA gene encoding excinuclease ABC subunit UvrA, whose product MTKDNVIHIEGARQHNLKDLTLDIPRDELVVVCGPSGSGKSTLAFDLIYAEGQRRYVESLSAYARQFLPQMDKPDVDKIEGLSPAISLEQTASTRNPRSTVGTVTEIYDFLRVFYARLGTMYCPKCNKPIAARAADEIINEILELETGTKFMVLAPLVEHQKGTHAERFKKLKAQGFVRVRINDEMHTLDNPPALEKNKKHTIDLVIDRLVIKEGLRGRLADSVELALKYGEGRLIVSIVGGEDRILSTESVCPTCKVSLPRLSPQLFSFNSPQGACSRCSGIGSVDYFEPNLLAPNKGLSLKGGGLLPWKNPKVMERYADDLKALGKKNGFTLDTPFAEFSEKAWKALFHGHDDWPGVVSLLDRGMQFGHAWRDELSRYRQSHPCPVCGGARLKNESLSVRVGEHSIYDFCSLSIWRALEWLQQQEFSESQMVVAEPLLKELTHRLGFMVNVGLDYISLSRNMSTLSGGEAQRIRLASQLGSGLVGVTYVLDEPSIGLHPKDNVRLINTLRSLQRRGNTVLVVEHDEATMREADTLIELGPGSGMLGGEIMFNGSVEKMLNEADTLTAKYLRGEMVIAVPEERRVAERELVLQGVSTNNLQNLDVKFPLGTLTCVTGPSGSGKSSLVVDSLYKHIALSKSIKVDNPGQIKGIKGLEDIERIVSIDQTPIGRTPRSNPATYTKIFDEIRNIFAMTPDAKKRGYKPGRFSFNVRGGRCEACSGDGQIRVEMHFLPDVYVTCDVCGGKRYSHETLEVRYKDKNIADVLNMTVRQAKAFFENHPTLKRRLSVLEDVGLEYIRLGQPATTLSGGEAQRIKISRELGKRNLPGTLYILDEPTTGLHMHEVGKLIRVLQKLVDKGATVIVIEHNTDVIMAADYVIDLGPGGGENGGRVVSAGTPEEIINDSNSVTGAYLVAEQAVRNSS is encoded by the coding sequence ATGACCAAAGATAATGTTATTCATATAGAAGGTGCCCGTCAGCATAATTTGAAAGATCTCACACTCGATATCCCGAGAGATGAGCTTGTTGTTGTGTGCGGTCCGTCCGGTTCTGGCAAATCTACTCTTGCTTTTGATCTTATATATGCTGAAGGACAGCGTCGCTATGTCGAGTCCCTTTCTGCGTATGCTCGTCAGTTTTTGCCGCAGATGGACAAGCCGGATGTGGATAAAATTGAGGGGCTTTCTCCTGCCATATCTTTGGAGCAAACTGCTTCTACCCGTAACCCGCGTTCTACTGTTGGGACAGTGACAGAAATTTATGACTTCTTGCGAGTGTTCTATGCACGTCTTGGAACCATGTACTGCCCAAAATGTAATAAGCCGATTGCTGCGCGTGCTGCTGATGAAATTATTAATGAAATTTTAGAGCTTGAAACCGGCACAAAGTTTATGGTGCTGGCCCCGCTTGTTGAGCATCAGAAGGGTACTCATGCTGAGAGATTTAAGAAGCTGAAGGCACAGGGATTCGTGCGTGTGCGTATCAATGATGAAATGCATACTCTTGATAACCCTCCGGCTCTTGAGAAAAACAAAAAGCACACTATTGATCTGGTTATTGACCGTCTTGTTATCAAAGAAGGTTTGCGTGGACGTTTGGCAGATTCAGTTGAACTTGCGCTTAAGTATGGTGAAGGGCGCCTTATCGTTTCAATTGTTGGCGGTGAAGACAGAATTCTTTCCACAGAGTCAGTGTGTCCTACCTGTAAGGTCAGTTTACCTCGCCTTTCTCCTCAATTGTTTTCTTTTAACAGTCCGCAGGGGGCTTGTTCCCGCTGTTCAGGTATCGGTTCTGTAGATTATTTTGAACCGAATTTGCTTGCGCCGAACAAAGGGTTGTCTCTTAAGGGGGGTGGTTTGTTACCTTGGAAGAACCCTAAGGTAATGGAGCGCTATGCGGATGACTTGAAGGCGTTAGGTAAAAAGAACGGCTTTACGTTGGATACGCCTTTTGCTGAGTTTTCTGAAAAAGCTTGGAAAGCATTGTTTCATGGTCATGATGACTGGCCGGGCGTGGTCTCTTTACTTGACCGTGGTATGCAGTTTGGTCATGCATGGCGCGATGAGCTTTCTCGTTACAGGCAAAGCCACCCTTGTCCGGTTTGTGGCGGTGCACGTTTGAAAAATGAGTCCCTTTCAGTTCGGGTCGGAGAACATTCTATTTATGATTTCTGCTCGTTGTCCATTTGGCGAGCACTCGAATGGTTGCAGCAGCAAGAGTTTTCTGAATCACAGATGGTGGTTGCAGAACCGTTGTTGAAAGAACTGACCCATCGTCTTGGCTTTATGGTGAACGTAGGGCTTGATTACATTTCTCTCAGTCGTAACATGTCTACCCTTTCCGGCGGTGAGGCACAGCGAATTCGTCTTGCATCTCAGCTTGGTTCCGGCCTTGTAGGCGTAACATATGTATTGGACGAACCTTCTATCGGTTTGCATCCAAAAGATAATGTTCGCCTTATTAATACCCTTCGTAGCTTGCAGCGGCGCGGTAACACTGTGCTTGTTGTTGAGCATGATGAAGCAACCATGCGTGAAGCTGATACGTTGATAGAGCTTGGGCCCGGTTCCGGTATGCTTGGTGGCGAAATTATGTTTAACGGCTCTGTTGAAAAAATGCTTAACGAAGCAGATACACTGACTGCAAAGTACTTGCGTGGTGAGATGGTAATTGCTGTACCGGAAGAGCGCAGAGTGGCTGAGCGTGAGTTGGTGTTACAGGGCGTTTCTACAAACAATTTGCAAAATCTGGATGTGAAATTTCCTCTTGGTACCCTTACCTGTGTAACCGGCCCTTCAGGTTCCGGTAAGAGTTCTCTTGTTGTGGATTCACTGTACAAGCACATTGCGCTGTCAAAATCTATTAAAGTGGATAACCCAGGGCAGATTAAGGGGATTAAGGGGCTGGAAGATATTGAACGCATAGTCTCTATCGATCAGACTCCAATTGGACGTACTCCGCGTTCCAACCCTGCTACCTATACAAAAATCTTTGATGAAATCCGTAACATCTTTGCCATGACACCTGATGCTAAAAAGCGTGGTTATAAACCGGGACGTTTCAGTTTTAACGTACGCGGTGGACGTTGTGAGGCATGCAGTGGTGATGGTCAGATTCGTGTTGAAATGCATTTCCTTCCGGATGTGTACGTAACTTGTGATGTCTGTGGCGGTAAACGTTATAGTCATGAGACATTGGAGGTTCGTTATAAAGATAAGAATATTGCTGACGTGTTGAACATGACTGTACGTCAGGCAAAAGCATTCTTTGAGAATCACCCGACACTGAAAAGGCGTTTATCTGTGCTTGAGGATGTGGGGCTTGAATACATCCGTCTTGGTCAGCCTGCGACAACTCTTTCCGGCGGTGAAGCACAACGTATCAAGATTTCCAGAGAGCTTGGCAAGCGTAATTTGCCAGGAACATTGTATATTCTTGATGAGCCGACAACTGGGCTGCATATGCATGAGGTCGGTAAGTTGATACGTGTACTGCAAAAATTGGTGGATAAAGGCGCAACCGTGATTGTTATTGAACATAACACTGATGTGATTATGGCTGCTGACTATGTTATCGACCTTGGTCCTGGTGGCGGTGAAAATGGCGGACGTGTTGTATCTGCGGGCACTCCAGAGGAAATTATCAACGACAGTAACTCTGTCACCGGTGCATATTTAGTTGCAGAGCAGGCAGTTAGGAATAGTTCATAG
- a CDS encoding restriction endonuclease: MLDFTELSEDGIEFEQMIREMLFALGYKVFWSGAGADGGKDLICFEEHKSIFASCKRKWLVQCKHKAISGRAVGVGDLGDIVGACRHHQCDGYLLATTTYPSSAVISRLEGVAADPRDNLTTGCWDAVELERMLSTAELWGIAQRYLPESATGWKIYASERPNHWTANYRGYYFHIVNRIGSECMAHLPLIDDELNRLEWLSREKFPEKHFMRLRSIYFDDKSGCYTLYADYMHPFDSKPVMGNEEFEKELEGEWNVHYSIKVRDYLEFSDHYDPDHYDFYDEHMGKFLLGLSR; this comes from the coding sequence ATGTTAGATTTTACTGAATTGTCAGAAGATGGAATAGAGTTTGAACAAATGATTCGTGAAATGCTCTTTGCTTTGGGGTACAAAGTGTTTTGGAGTGGAGCGGGGGCTGATGGAGGAAAGGATCTGATCTGCTTCGAAGAGCATAAAAGTATATTCGCTTCTTGTAAAAGAAAATGGCTAGTGCAATGTAAGCACAAAGCAATTTCTGGCCGTGCTGTTGGTGTTGGAGACTTAGGTGATATAGTGGGGGCATGTCGCCATCATCAGTGTGATGGGTATTTATTGGCGACAACGACATATCCATCTTCTGCTGTAATTTCAAGGCTTGAGGGTGTTGCTGCTGATCCAAGAGATAATCTGACCACAGGTTGTTGGGATGCAGTCGAGCTTGAACGAATGTTAAGTACGGCTGAGTTGTGGGGGATTGCGCAAAGGTATTTACCAGAAAGCGCTACTGGTTGGAAGATTTACGCTAGTGAAAGACCAAATCATTGGACTGCTAACTATAGAGGGTATTACTTTCATATAGTAAATAGGATAGGCTCAGAGTGTATGGCTCATTTGCCGTTGATTGATGATGAACTTAATCGACTTGAGTGGTTATCGAGAGAGAAATTTCCAGAAAAGCACTTTATGCGACTACGCTCAATATATTTTGATGACAAAAGTGGTTGTTACACTCTTTATGCAGATTATATGCATCCGTTTGATAGTAAGCCTGTGATGGGAAATGAAGAGTTTGAAAAAGAATTAGAGGGAGAATGGAATGTTCACTATTCAATTAAGGTTAGGGATTATTTAGAGTTTAGTGACCACTATGATCCAGATCATTATGATTTCTATGACGAGCATATGGGGAAGTTTCTATTAGGTCTTTCTAGATAA
- a CDS encoding Fic family protein, producing the protein MFANELKRIDNLQEEITSLRPLDEDELSQLKEYYRIGLTYSSNALEGNSLTESETKVIIEDGLTIGGKSIKEHMEVLGHSEAFSFIHDIASGNLLSEEDLLKIHSLVYGRIDKDQAGTYREKRIFLSGSKYSFPKPEEVQSLMTDLFSKLPEMKKELHPVVFAAQAHKELVFIHPFVDGNGRVSRLLMNLLLIQAGYLVTIIPPVLRSEYIASLEKAHTNDSDFIKFILRCHIEAQKEYLRLVR; encoded by the coding sequence ATGTTCGCGAATGAATTAAAACGAATCGACAATCTTCAAGAAGAAATCACATCACTTCGTCCGTTAGATGAAGACGAGCTATCCCAACTCAAAGAGTACTATCGAATCGGCCTAACTTATAGCAGCAACGCCCTTGAAGGTAACTCGCTTACAGAAAGTGAGACGAAGGTTATTATCGAGGATGGGCTTACTATTGGTGGTAAATCCATCAAAGAACATATGGAAGTGCTGGGACATAGCGAAGCTTTCTCATTCATTCACGACATTGCATCAGGCAATTTACTGTCTGAAGAAGATCTACTTAAAATCCATAGCTTAGTTTATGGCCGTATAGATAAAGATCAGGCAGGGACATACAGAGAAAAGAGAATCTTCTTATCAGGTTCAAAGTACAGCTTTCCAAAGCCAGAAGAAGTGCAGTCTTTAATGACCGATCTCTTCAGCAAACTTCCTGAGATGAAAAAAGAGCTGCATCCTGTAGTATTCGCCGCTCAAGCCCATAAAGAACTTGTGTTCATCCACCCTTTTGTGGATGGAAATGGCAGAGTGAGCAGACTACTTATGAACTTACTACTTATCCAGGCTGGATATCTCGTCACAATTATTCCCCCAGTTCTCCGCAGTGAGTACATTGCAAGCCTAGAGAAGGCTCATACTAATGATTCTGATTTCATAAAATTTATTCTTCGTTGCCATATCGAAGCACAAAAGGAATATCTCCGCCTCGTAAGGTAG
- a CDS encoding YagK/YfjJ domain-containing protein translates to MNNAQVVKVEQYNGMPVYNGSKASEGHYVDILNRVYGVLNYQVQKHNKVLVVRFDLHYPAEMNAMQCNSAISQFYDRFTRNLKRNGADPKLVWVWEQCSSHNPHYHCMLTVDGNKHQHPQNLYAKAAEHWSRAIGVACNEVLVDYCNQAGPGYYNLRRNDPDFVEKCNKCFERCSYMAKVRSKEDIPKEVHRHGGSRC, encoded by the coding sequence ATGAATAATGCACAAGTGGTTAAAGTTGAACAGTACAATGGAATGCCTGTTTACAATGGAAGTAAAGCCTCAGAAGGGCATTATGTAGATATTCTTAACAGGGTGTATGGAGTTCTGAACTATCAAGTTCAAAAACATAATAAAGTACTCGTAGTACGTTTCGATCTTCATTATCCTGCTGAAATGAATGCTATGCAGTGTAACAGTGCAATATCTCAGTTCTATGACCGCTTTACTCGTAACTTAAAGCGTAATGGTGCTGATCCAAAGTTGGTTTGGGTATGGGAGCAGTGTTCCTCTCACAACCCTCACTATCATTGCATGCTGACTGTAGATGGCAATAAGCATCAACATCCTCAGAACCTTTATGCAAAAGCTGCTGAACATTGGAGCAGGGCTATTGGTGTGGCCTGTAATGAAGTGCTTGTTGATTACTGTAACCAAGCTGGTCCTGGTTACTACAACTTGCGTCGTAATGATCCTGACTTTGTTGAGAAATGCAATAAATGCTTTGAACGTTGTAGTTATATGGCAAAAGTGCGTTCTAAAGAGGATATCCCTAAAGAAGTACATCGTCATGGAGGTTCAAGATGTTAG
- a CDS encoding VWA domain-containing protein has translation MDQKSLIRSLPLLASMLGRKYGVTVQIGGNEAFTNGRCIQLPSLPAEGDMNLVNIVRSYTDHETAHIRFTDFSCLDDSVLPIEKHVWNIFEDWRVENCFAKLYPGSRHNFQWLIRHIFVSGKQELPDLPEVLVLNWLLLAVRSWEVPEVQSRVDAHAKAIDQVYPQLRFQLEGLLKIMRSNCPDSKAALVYAKKAVACMQQQCSMMESKPQDGMPEGIPFSFEEAKQRLKGVCDGSDVGVSDYPLDISSAAERVLEMASKSVTADGGVAVAVIGSKKTSPLAEDSMQAVERVTAGMQARFHSLMQTELLSRNRPARTGRIDWGRLYKLAINQQDIFYERSNGCGVDTAFHILLDSSGSMGSRIQFASAVSFAVVKALTVNGINVGVTTFPAITEGKSGVPSVRPLVRHGERLHTNLHVQARGTTPMTEALWWVLQQMSALSEQRKIVLIVSDGEPDDVAGTIKAIKKGRKYGVEFYGLGICAQEIKDVLPESSRVISTLEELPSAMFAMLRQSVCKRVA, from the coding sequence ATGGATCAGAAATCATTAATACGGTCATTACCGCTTCTTGCTAGTATGCTTGGACGTAAGTATGGCGTGACGGTGCAGATTGGAGGTAATGAAGCATTCACAAATGGTAGATGCATTCAGCTTCCAAGTTTACCTGCAGAAGGCGATATGAATTTGGTGAATATCGTTCGCTCGTATACCGATCATGAAACGGCTCATATTCGCTTTACGGATTTTAGTTGTCTGGATGACTCCGTGCTGCCAATTGAAAAACATGTATGGAACATTTTCGAAGATTGGCGCGTAGAGAATTGTTTTGCGAAGTTGTACCCGGGCTCTCGTCATAACTTTCAGTGGCTTATCCGGCATATCTTTGTATCAGGAAAACAAGAGTTACCTGATCTACCTGAAGTTTTAGTGCTTAACTGGCTACTGTTGGCTGTCCGTAGTTGGGAGGTTCCAGAAGTCCAATCCAGAGTAGATGCGCATGCGAAAGCTATAGATCAAGTTTACCCTCAGTTGCGCTTTCAGCTAGAAGGGCTGCTTAAAATTATGCGCAGCAACTGCCCTGATTCGAAAGCGGCTCTTGTCTATGCAAAGAAAGCTGTGGCGTGCATGCAGCAACAATGTTCGATGATGGAATCGAAACCACAAGACGGGATGCCAGAAGGTATCCCGTTTTCTTTTGAAGAAGCAAAACAAAGGTTGAAAGGAGTTTGTGATGGTAGCGATGTTGGAGTTTCTGATTACCCTTTGGATATTTCTAGCGCTGCTGAAAGAGTTTTGGAAATGGCTTCGAAATCTGTAACAGCGGACGGCGGTGTCGCTGTAGCGGTTATTGGCAGCAAGAAGACTTCACCTTTGGCAGAAGATTCTATGCAAGCGGTTGAAAGAGTTACTGCAGGAATGCAAGCACGTTTTCATTCACTTATGCAGACCGAGCTCTTGTCGCGAAATCGACCTGCCAGAACAGGGCGAATAGATTGGGGGAGGTTGTATAAACTCGCCATCAATCAGCAAGACATCTTTTATGAGCGCTCAAATGGGTGCGGAGTAGATACAGCGTTTCACATATTGTTAGATTCGTCTGGCTCAATGGGGAGCCGTATCCAATTCGCCTCTGCTGTGTCTTTCGCAGTCGTTAAAGCTCTTACCGTAAATGGTATTAACGTTGGTGTCACAACTTTTCCTGCAATTACTGAGGGCAAAAGCGGTGTGCCTTCGGTACGGCCGTTAGTTAGGCATGGGGAACGATTGCATACTAATCTACATGTACAGGCGAGGGGGACAACACCAATGACGGAAGCGTTATGGTGGGTGTTACAGCAGATGAGTGCTTTGTCTGAGCAACGAAAGATTGTGCTTATTGTTTCTGATGGGGAACCTGATGACGTGGCAGGTACAATCAAGGCGATTAAAAAGGGCAGAAAGTATGGTGTGGAGTTCTATGGGCTAGGGATTTGTGCTCAGGAGATTAAAGATGTGCTTCCTGAAAGCAGCCGTGTGATTTCTACGCTGGAAGAACTGCCTTCAGCAATGTTTGCAATGTTACGGCAGTCTGTTTGTAAGCGTGTTGCTTAG
- a CDS encoding DUF3150 domain-containing protein, with product MNVHTEMTALDNIVALNLEVHIWSARKKLTPADFGSADLPPEQLASLGSKRICDPKDLRVFGTLKSRAVAMLDRIGVRFLGGWAIPVDRANEVRDGLEVIKNEFLKAKDEFVIRYDEIIHEWIANNPGWESLIAGSVVSVDYVRHRLSFNWQMFTVAQTAQSQGSGLEEEVTSLGDTLFGEIAKTAKEAWQKSYAGKTEVSRKALSPIRTIHSKLAGLVFVEPRVAPIVELVEAALTKVKGRGPILGTKLLLIQGLLSLLQSPSVLVEHGQKIIEGQSADSMLAGLVGTSSDACPDFVEAELDDVNEDMPPVETQGQQLDSLGLW from the coding sequence ATGAATGTTCATACTGAGATGACGGCTCTCGATAACATTGTAGCATTGAACTTGGAAGTCCATATCTGGTCAGCACGAAAGAAGTTAACTCCAGCTGATTTTGGGAGTGCAGATCTACCACCTGAACAGCTGGCCTCACTTGGGAGTAAGCGTATTTGCGACCCCAAAGACCTGCGCGTCTTTGGTACGCTTAAAAGCCGAGCGGTCGCGATGCTTGATCGCATTGGTGTTCGGTTTCTGGGTGGTTGGGCGATTCCAGTCGATAGGGCCAACGAAGTGAGAGATGGGTTGGAGGTCATCAAGAATGAGTTCCTCAAGGCCAAGGATGAATTCGTAATCCGCTATGATGAGATTATTCATGAATGGATTGCAAATAACCCTGGCTGGGAGTCGCTCATCGCAGGATCGGTTGTAAGTGTTGATTACGTTAGGCATCGGCTGAGTTTTAATTGGCAGATGTTCACAGTGGCGCAAACCGCACAGTCCCAAGGCAGTGGTTTGGAGGAAGAGGTCACTTCTTTAGGTGACACGTTGTTTGGCGAAATAGCGAAGACAGCAAAAGAAGCATGGCAGAAGTCGTATGCGGGGAAAACAGAAGTTAGCCGCAAGGCACTCTCACCCATTCGAACTATTCATAGTAAGTTGGCAGGGCTTGTATTTGTGGAACCAAGAGTTGCTCCCATTGTGGAGTTGGTTGAAGCCGCATTAACTAAGGTAAAGGGACGCGGTCCAATCCTTGGTACAAAGTTACTTCTGATTCAGGGGCTGTTGTCATTGCTTCAAAGTCCTAGCGTGTTGGTAGAGCACGGACAGAAGATAATTGAAGGGCAGAGTGCGGATAGCATGCTTGCTGGACTTGTTGGCACTTCCTCTGATGCATGTCCTGATTTTGTTGAAGCAGAATTAGATGATGTGAATGAGGACATGCCTCCTGTTGAAACGCAAGGGCAGCAACTAGATAGTTTGGGACTCTGGTAG
- a CDS encoding AAA family ATPase translates to MNLEDELKQLNVINVDAGEVFSGKKSGRMVKGFLNAVSCTPGVNPEYLFHDTMRDIAVWFMSHADPLYLFGPTGSGKTSLIKQLAAKLKYPVLEVTAHGRMDFPDFVGHHSVQDGNMKFQYGPLALAMKHGGLFLLNEIDLLDPAAASGLNGILDGEPLCIPENGGEVVHAHPMFRLAATANTNGAADTTGLYQGTLRQNLAFMDRFWLCEVGYPEKDAEVKLLGNIAGDLPESIRESMVEYANEVRRLFMGMGDKQHYGETIDVTFSTRTLIRWVDLTVKFQPLAKQGIQPVTYALDRALGFRAAPETRVMLHELAQRIFPQLADA, encoded by the coding sequence ATGAACCTTGAAGACGAACTGAAACAGCTGAATGTCATCAACGTCGATGCTGGTGAAGTTTTTAGCGGGAAGAAGTCTGGCAGAATGGTAAAAGGATTTTTAAATGCTGTGAGCTGCACACCGGGCGTTAACCCGGAGTATCTGTTTCATGACACCATGCGAGATATAGCAGTATGGTTTATGTCGCATGCAGATCCGTTGTATCTTTTTGGACCAACAGGATCTGGGAAGACGAGCCTTATCAAGCAGCTTGCAGCGAAGTTGAAATATCCGGTTCTGGAAGTAACGGCGCATGGCAGGATGGATTTTCCTGATTTTGTCGGACATCACTCGGTACAGGACGGTAACATGAAATTTCAATATGGCCCTCTGGCGTTAGCAATGAAGCACGGAGGGCTTTTCTTATTGAACGAGATTGACCTTCTTGATCCTGCAGCAGCAAGTGGCCTTAACGGTATTCTTGATGGTGAGCCCCTGTGCATTCCTGAAAATGGTGGTGAAGTGGTTCACGCACATCCAATGTTTAGGTTGGCTGCTACCGCGAACACAAACGGTGCAGCAGATACTACAGGATTGTATCAAGGAACTCTTCGGCAGAACCTGGCTTTTATGGATCGTTTCTGGCTGTGCGAGGTTGGGTATCCTGAAAAGGATGCTGAAGTGAAACTACTTGGAAATATTGCGGGTGACCTTCCAGAATCTATACGTGAATCCATGGTTGAATATGCCAATGAGGTTCGCCGCCTCTTTATGGGAATGGGCGATAAGCAGCACTATGGCGAGACAATAGATGTAACGTTTTCTACTCGAACATTGATTCGATGGGTTGATCTCACTGTTAAGTTCCAGCCGTTAGCAAAGCAGGGAATTCAACCTGTGACGTATGCACTTGATCGAGCACTAGGCTTTCGAGCTGCACCTGAAACAAGAGTGATGCTGCATGAACTGGCGCAGCGAATATTTCCACAATTAGCAGACGCGTAA
- a CDS encoding ERF family protein: MELTAYSSQNMTELAKAMLKVQQALMPVAKDAENPFVKSRYATLNAVMDACREVLLVNGIWVSQYPVPVESGCLGLVTKLMHAESGEWQASCMVMPLPKADPQGYGSALTYARRYALATLVGLVTEIDDDAEAAIGRERQSRTNQNTNLHQLKREPRVDTQEQQQHISNQSGGPQASLSSFRDTTVVQLPQLDGVVYQQVQAKDGRTCVTASGNTKAKKPLLKEAGFRWDNSRNIWWKYADAHAV; this comes from the coding sequence ATGGAGCTTACAGCCTATTCATCACAGAATATGACAGAGCTTGCGAAGGCGATGTTGAAAGTGCAGCAGGCATTGATGCCTGTGGCTAAGGATGCAGAAAATCCATTTGTGAAGAGCAGGTATGCAACGCTGAACGCGGTAATGGATGCATGTCGTGAGGTATTGTTGGTTAATGGCATTTGGGTGTCACAGTACCCAGTCCCTGTAGAGTCTGGTTGCTTAGGGTTGGTGACAAAGCTCATGCATGCTGAGTCTGGGGAGTGGCAGGCCTCTTGTATGGTGATGCCGTTGCCCAAAGCTGATCCGCAAGGATATGGTTCTGCGCTTACATATGCACGTCGGTATGCATTGGCTACTTTGGTCGGTTTGGTCACAGAAATCGATGATGACGCAGAGGCTGCAATTGGGCGTGAGAGGCAAAGTAGAACGAATCAGAATACCAACTTGCATCAGTTAAAACGTGAACCACGGGTAGATACCCAAGAGCAACAACAGCATATTTCCAATCAATCGGGAGGCCCGCAGGCTTCCCTTTCTTCGTTTAGAGACACTACAGTAGTTCAGCTTCCGCAGCTTGATGGTGTTGTATACCAACAAGTGCAGGCTAAGGATGGTCGTACTTGTGTGACTGCGTCTGGTAATACGAAAGCGAAGAAACCGTTGTTGAAAGAAGCTGGTTTTCGTTGGGATAACAGCAGAAATATCTGGTGGAAGTATGCAGATGCGCATGCAGTTTAG
- the dut gene encoding dUTP diphosphatase translates to MLKVNILRTNKDSILPTQAHEGDAGFDIYSIDEVVIAPCESKLIHTGIRLELPNGTEAQVRPRSGLALKYQITVLNSPGTIDCNYRGEVGVILINHGKSDFHVKKGDRIAQLVIKPVLNISFEETVEVSSSGRGEGGFGSTGR, encoded by the coding sequence ATGCTTAAAGTCAACATACTAAGAACAAATAAAGATTCTATCTTACCTACTCAAGCCCATGAAGGCGATGCTGGTTTTGATATTTATTCAATTGATGAAGTAGTTATAGCTCCTTGTGAAAGTAAGTTAATACATACTGGTATTCGGTTAGAGTTACCAAATGGAACAGAGGCGCAAGTGCGCCCAAGGAGTGGACTTGCTTTAAAATATCAAATTACGGTTTTAAATTCTCCTGGAACAATAGATTGTAATTACCGGGGAGAAGTTGGAGTTATCTTAATTAACCATGGAAAGTCAGATTTTCATGTTAAAAAAGGTGATCGAATAGCACAGCTTGTCATAAAGCCTGTTTTAAACATTAGTTTTGAGGAAACTGTAGAGGTAAGCAGTTCTGGGCGCGGTGAAGGGGGGTTTGGCTCAACGGGGCGCTAG
- a CDS encoding dCTP deaminase domain-containing protein, which yields MVLSDVDIIKNLGERIGIYPFCEDNVKGASYNLTASKFAWRDDELVHPTEDNKIILEPSSTTLVMTEEAVWVDSSLAGTYHSKVRLVSKGLGHISTTLDPNWVGPSLISVHNYSEDAYHLSVGASFVTLIFDNLLTPSTKASTNTPGRAGLVREHSDEFEEWLEDRNEKEKILTKLKGSSTYKDAKQKITSPWKEFYKQFWFWLIMWLVAWLLILGGPLCVDSFKKLHPNLNYICEHAPTFLVGVPALLALFRIEQRRS from the coding sequence ATGGTGCTAAGTGATGTTGATATTATAAAAAATTTAGGTGAGCGCATAGGGATTTACCCTTTTTGTGAAGATAATGTGAAAGGGGCATCTTATAATTTGACGGCTAGTAAATTTGCATGGAGAGATGATGAGTTAGTTCATCCAACTGAAGATAATAAAATTATTCTTGAGCCGAGCAGCACTACTTTAGTTATGACAGAAGAGGCCGTATGGGTTGATAGTTCATTAGCAGGAACCTATCATTCTAAAGTTCGGCTTGTGTCCAAGGGGTTAGGCCATATCAGTACAACGCTTGACCCTAATTGGGTTGGTCCTTCTTTAATCTCTGTCCATAATTATAGCGAGGATGCATATCATCTTTCGGTGGGAGCATCTTTTGTTACTCTTATTTTTGATAATTTGCTAACACCGTCAACAAAAGCGAGCACTAATACTCCTGGGCGTGCAGGATTAGTTCGAGAGCATAGTGACGAATTTGAAGAATGGCTAGAGGACCGAAATGAAAAAGAAAAAATATTAACAAAATTGAAAGGTTCTTCTACTTATAAGGACGCAAAGCAAAAGATTACTTCTCCTTGGAAGGAGTTCTATAAGCAATTTTGGTTTTGGTTGATCATGTGGCTTGTTGCATGGCTTCTGATTTTAGGTGGTCCGTTGTGTGTGGATAGTTTTAAAAAATTACATCCCAATTTAAACTATATTTGTGAGCATGCTCCAACATTTTTAGTTGGTGTGCCCGCTCTTTTAGCTTTGTTTAGAATAGAACAGAGAAGATCATAA